A stretch of DNA from Variovorax paradoxus:
TGCGCAAAGGCCAGCGTGAGCATCACGAAGTAGGTGCCGCGCTGGCGGATGGCGACCCAGCCGACCACCGCCGCGCCCAGCGCGCCCATGCCGATGGCGGCGAGCAATGCCAAAGGCATCGGCAGCTGCAGCCGCGTGAGCAGGATCGCGATGGTGTAGCTGCCCAGCCCGAAGAAGATGCCCTGGCCGAACGAGAGCAGCCCGGTGTAGCCCAGCAGCAGGTTGCAGCCCAGGGCCGCGAGCGCGTAGATGAGCACTTCGCTCGCGAGCGAGCCCGAGCGCATGAACAGCGGCAGCGCGAGCGCGACGATCAGCGCCAGCAGGAAGGTGTATTTCTTTGGCACGGCGGCGGTCATCCTCTGCGGCCGAGCAGGCCATGCGGGCGCAGCAGCAGCACGGCGCCCATCGCGATGTAGATCATCAGGCTCGCCCCCGGCGGCCAGATGGTGCTCATGAGGCTCTGCACGATACCGATCAGCACGCCGCCCACCAGCGCCCCGCTGAAGCTGCCGAGCCCGCCGATCACCACCACCACGAAGGCCACGCCCAGCGCTTCGACGCCCATGAAGGGCTCGGCCCCGCGGATGGGTGCGGCCAGCACGCCGGCCAGCGCCGCCGTGGCCGCGCCGAGCGCGAACACCAGGCTGAACACGCGGAACACGTTGATGCCCAGCAGCGAGACCATCTCGGTCGATTCGCTGCCCGCACGCACCGCGCTGCCCAGGCGCGTGCCTTCGAGCACCCACCACAGCAGCACCGCGAGCACGGCGGTGAAGCCGATCACGAAGAGCCGGTACTTCGGGTAGATGAAGCTGCCCCACATCACCACGCCCTGCAGCAGGTCGGGCGTGGGCACGCTGTTGCCCAGCGGGCCCCAGAACACGATGACGATCTCCTGCACCGCGAGCGCCAGGCCCACGGTCACGAGGATGTGGAACTCGTGCGGCTTGGCGTACACGCGGCGCAGCAGCAGCTTCTCGGCCAGCCAGCCGAGCGCGCCGACGAACAGCGGCACCAGCACGAGCGCGGCCCAGAAGTTGAGGCCCCACTGCATGGCCTGGAAGCACAGGTAGGCGCCCAGCAGGTAGAAAGCGCCGTGCGCGAAGTTCACGAAGCGCAGCAGGCCGAACACGATGGACAAGCCAACGGCCAGCAGGAAATACAGCATGCCGATGCCGATTCCGTTGATGGTCTGGAGCAGGTAGACGGACATAGGTGTCGTGGGGAGGTGGCAAACGTGCAGGCGGCCCACGCCCTGCCCGCGCCGCAAACGACGCGAACGGAGCGCGAGGCCGGGCGGCGTCAGGCCAGCTTGCAGCCGGTCTTGTCGACGGGCAGGAAGGATTTGCCGGAGCTGATCACGTCGACGTAGTCGGCCGAGTTGGCCATCTTCGACTTCGCCTTGCCCTTGAGCAGGTAGTAGTCCTTGATGACCTGGTGGTCGGCCTTGCGGATTTCTTCCACGCCCGTGAGGCCGTCGAACTTCATGCCTTCGAGCGCGGCGATCACGGCCTTCTGGTCGACCGTGCCGGCTTTCACGATGCCGTCGATGAGGATCTTGGTGCAGATGTACGAACCGGCCAGGCTGTAGTTGGGCACGATCTTCAGCTTGTCGGCGGTGCGCTTCACGAGGTCCTTGTTGAGCGGCGTGTCGACCGTGTGCCAGTACTGCGCACCGAAGTAGACGCCGTCGCACAGGTCGGCGCCCAGCTCGTCGAACTGCTCCAGGCCCGAAGCCCAGGCCATGAGGATCGTCATGTTCTTGTGCATGCCGAAGCTCACCGCCTGGCGCAGCGCGGCCGACGACTGCGCGCCGAAGTTCAGCAGCAGCAGCACGTCGGGCTTGGCGGCCATGGCGTTGGTGAGGTAGCCGCTGAACTCCTTGTCGTTGAGCGAGTGGTAGCTGTTGCCCACATGCTCGATGCCCTTCTCCTGGAAGATGGCCTTGGCCGCGCTCAGCAAGCCGTCGCCGAACACGTACTGCGGCGTGATCGTGTACCAGCGCTTGGCCTTGGGCATCGACGCGATCAGCGGGCGCACCGTCTGCTCGATGGCACCGAAGGTGGGCACCGACCAGCGGAAGGTGGCGGGGTTGCAGTCTTTACCCGTGATCTCGTCGGCGCCCGCGGTGGTGATGAACAGGCCGCCGGCCTTCTCGGCTTCCTTGCCCATGGCCAGTGCTTCCGACGACAGGATGCCGCCCGCGAAGAACTTGGCGCCCTGCTGCTGCGAGGCTTCCTGCACCTTGCGCACGGCGGTGGCCGGCTTGCCTTCGGTGTCGAGCAGCGTGTAGGCCAGCGGACGGTTCAGCACCTTGCCGTACTGCTCGATTGCCAGCCTGGTGCCCAGGTCGGCGAACTTGCCGTTGGCCGCGAAGGCACCCGACATGGGCACCGGTGCACCGAAGCGGATCACGTCGGTGGCCTGGGCGATGGCCGAGCGGTTCATCAGGAGCGAGGCCGGGGCGGCCGACAGGGCGGCGAGCTGAAGGAGTTGTCTGCGTTGCATGGGGTTCTCCGGTCGTGAGGTGTGGAAAGTGGGGGGAAGAAAACACAGTGCCTGCGATCGCCGGCAATTTAAGCGGATAAATAGGATTAATATGCTGGTAAAAACCCGCTAGCAAGCCCCGTGCCCCAACCCAACCCGACCCTGCCGATGACGCCGTTAAGATCGCGCGCTGTTGCGCATCCCGCGCATCTCCCGATGTGCATGGATGGAGCGTTTTGATGAGAGTGGGGCACAACCCTCCGAAGCGGCAAAAGCTCTCGGACGTCATCGTTGAAGACGTCAAGCGATGGATCGTTGCCGAGCGCAAGCAGCCCGGCGACCGGCTACCGAACGAGAAGGAACTGATCGAGCTCTTCGGCTATTCGAAGAGCACCGTGCGCGAGGCGCTGAAGGCGCTCGAGGTGCGCGGGCTGATCTCGATCCGCACCGGCCCCGGCGGCGGCGCGTACCTGCAGCAGGTGTCGGTCGACCATGCGTCGGAGCCGCTGCGCAACTTCCTGCACTTTCATCACCTCGACGGCCACCACATCTACCAGCTGCGCAAGGCGCTGGAGCCCGAACTGGCCGTGAGCGTGGTCGGGCGGCTCACGCCCGAACACTTCACAAGGCTCGAAGAGAACGTGCGCCTGTGCACCATCGAGCCCACCAACGAAGACGAGTTGCGCACCCAGCGCGAGGCCGAGCTGGCCTTTCACACGATGCTGGCCGAGGCCTGCCCCAACCCGGTGCTGTCCTTCATGTGCCGCTTTCTCAACGACCTGCTGCGCGACCTCGTCGTCTACAAGAAAGCGCTGGACCACCACCACTTCGGCGAGACCAATGTGGACTACCACACGCAACTGCTGGCGGCCTACCGCAAGGAAGATGCGGACGAGGTGCGGCGGCTGATGGCGGAGCACATGGTGGATGCGGAGCACCACATGCATGAGATGGAAGCGCACATCGGGGCGAAGCATCTGCTGCTGCCCAGCGGACAGCGATAGCACCACAAAGGTCTAGAAGACCTTGCGAAACCGCTCGGCCCTGCCGAAGCGCACGGCGACGGTGCCGTTCGCTTCGAATCCGCAGCGAAGGTAGAACGACCCGGCGTGCGGATTGCCGGTGACGTGGAGTGCCGACGCACCCTGGCGCCGGGAAAGCTCGACACAGTGCGCGACCAATGCCTTGCCGATGCCGCGACGCCATGCCTCGGGCTCGACGAACAATCCATCGAGTTCGGCGCTGCCGTCATCGTTGGGCAGCACGACAGCGAATCCAGCCGTCACGCCATGGATCTCTGCCACGAACACCCGGCCATCGACGATCTGGGCTAGAGGCAGTTCGATGGCGTCCGGGTCGGACTGAATCGCCTCGCGATCGCCAGGGTTCGCGAGCGATGCGCGCCGCTGCAAGTCTTCGAGTGCCCGGTGTTCCGATGCAAGTGCAGGGCGAATACGCAGTGGTGTTTCGGTCATCTTGGCTGGTTTCAGTGCCATCAGATCTTCTTCGGACCGCCATGCGCCTGCTCCAGGCACGCCTGAAACGCCAACACCGCCCGTGAAGGCTTCGGCGATCGCCGCAGCAGGCTCACGAACCGGCACGCATAGTTGAAGCGCGCCGGCAGCACCGCCTTCATCAGCCCACGCTGCTCGAACACCTGCGCGTAGTGGTCGGGCAGAAAGCCCAGGAAGCGCCCTGACAGGATCAGCGTCGCAATCGCCTCCTGGTCGAACCCCGTCGCCTTGCGCGACAGCCGCGCGCGGTGGCTCAGTTCCATGTTCGGCGAGTGATACCCCAGCCCGGCGAAATGATGCTCGCCGAGCTTCGACCACGTGAGCTTGCCGTGCGGGCTGTCGAACAGCGGATGCCCTTTGCCGCAATACAGCAGCATGGTTTCGTCGAACAGGTCGGCGTAGACCAGGCTCTTCGAGCTGCGGTGCGCCGGGATGATGCCGATCTGGAAGTTGCCCTCCAGCACGCCCTGCTCGATGGCGTTGATCGAGCCCACGTGCACCGCCAGGTTCACCTCGGGCGCGATCTCGGTGAAGCGCGCAATGGCCTCGCCGATGCGCGCCTTCGGGTTGGTCGCGGTCTTGTCGAACAGCGCCACCTCGAGCTGGCCGCCCATGCGGTTGTGGATGTCGTCGATGCTGCCGCGGAAGGCGTCGACCGAGGCCAGCAGGCGCAGCGTCTCGTCGTACACGCGCTGGCCCTCGGCCGTGAGCGCAAAGCCCGCCCGGCCGCGCCGGCACAGCACGAGGCCCAGCCGCGTTTCCAGGTCTTTCACGTGGCGGCTCACGGTGGAAGTGCCGATGTTCAGTTCCAGTTCGGCTGCCGCCATGCCGCCGCAGTCGACCACGCTCTTGAACACCTTGAGCAGGCGCAGGTCCATGTCGCTGAGCTGCCCTAGGACGGCGCGGTTGCGGGTGCCCTGGGCACTGGTTTCGGTAGCGGGCGAGGCCTTTGCCTTTACTTGCATGGATCGTCAAGTGAACATTGATATTGCGCCATTCTCCACACTGAAGGCTCTGCGAACAATCGGCACATCCCTTCACCCCCGGAGCCCGCCCTGCGCGGGATGCGCCATGACCCTCGCCACACCCGCCATCGAACCCACGCCTACCGCGCGCACCGACGCCGCCTGGCTCGAGGCGCACTGGATGCCCTACACCGGCAACCGCAACTTCAAGGCCGATCCGCGGATCATCGTGGAGGCCAAGGGCGCCTACTTCACCGACAACGACGGCCGCAAGATCTTCGACGGCCTGTCGGGCCTGTGGTGCTCGGGCCTGGGCCACGGCCGCCCCGAGATCACCGAGGCGGTGAGCCGCCAGATCGCCAAGCTCGACTACTCGCCCGCCTTCCAGTTCGGCCACCCGCTCTCGTTCGAGCTGGCCAACAAGATCAAGGAACTGACGCCCGCCGGCCTGGACTACGTGTTCTTCACCGGCTCGGGCTCCGAAGCCGCCGACACCTCGCTGAAGATGGCGCGCGCCTACTGGCGCACCAAGGGCCAGGCCGGCAAGACGCGCCTCATCGGCCGCGAGAAGGGCTACCACGGCGTGAACTACGGCGGCATCTCGGTGGGCGGCATCGCGGCCAACCGCAAGCTGTTCGGCCAGGGCGTCGAGGCCGACCACCTGCCGCACACGCAGCTGGCGGCCAACGCCTTCACGCGCGGCATGCCCGAGAACGGCGCCGAGCTGGCCGACCGCCTGCTCGACCTGATCGCGCTGCACGACGCCTCGACCATCGCGGCCGTGATCGTCGAGCCCTTTGCCGGTTCGGCCGGCGTGGTGATTCCGCCGAAGGGCTACCTGAAGCGCCTGCGCGACATCTGCACGGCGCACAACATCCTGCTGATTTTTGACGAAGTGATCACCGGGTTCGGCCGCTGCGGCGCGCTCACGGGCGCCGATGCCTTCGGCGTCACGCCCGACATCATGAACATCGCCAAGCAGGTCACCAACGGCGCGCAGCCGCTGGGCGCCGTGGTCGCCAACAAGGACATCTACGACACCTTCATGGCCGCCGGCGGTCCCGAGTACATGCTCGAGTTCCCGCACGGCTACACCTACGGCGCGCACCCCGTGGCCTGCGCCGCCGGCATCGCCGCGCTCGACGTGCTGCAGAAGGAAGACATGATCGGCCGCGTGCAGACGCTGGCCCCGCACTTCGAGAACGCCGTGCACAGCCTGAAGGGCAGCAAGCACGTCGCCGACATCCGCAACTACGGCCTCGCCGCCGGCATCACCATCGCCGCGCTGCCGGGCGAGCCCGCACGCCGCCCCTACGAGATCGCGATGAACTGCTGGAAGAAAGGCTTCTACGTGCGCTACGGCGGCGACACGATCCAGCTCGCCCCGCCGTTCATTGCCGAGAAGGCCGAGATCGACCGCATGGTCAATGCGCTCGCAGACGCCCTCGCCGAAACCAACTGATCCCCTTTCGAGATACCCAGACATGCAACACGACAAGAACGTCACCGCCACCATCGGCCACTTCATCGACGGCAAGCACGTCGGCGGCGGCAGCCGCGTGCAGCCGGTGTTCGACCCCGCCACCGGCCTGTCGGCCAAGAGCGTCGCGCTCGCCGACAAGCTCACGGTCGAGCAGGCCATCGCCGCGGCGCAGGCCGCCTTCCCGGCCTGGCGCAACACGCCGCCGCTGAAGCGCGCCCGCGTGATGAGCCGCCTGAAGACGCTGCTCGAAGAAAACGCCGACACCATCGCCGCGCTCATCACCGCCGAACACGGCAAGGTGCTGGCCGACGCGCACGGCGAGCTGCAGCGCGGCATCGAGAACGTCGAGTACGCCAGCTACGTGCCCGAGCTGCTCAAGGGCGAGCACAGCAAGAACGTCGGCCCGTCGATCGACTCGTGGAGCGAGTTCCAGGCGATGGGTGTCGCGGCCGGCATCACGCCGTTCAACTTCCCCGTCATGGTGCCGCTGTGGATGTGGCCGATGGCCGTGGCCTGCGGCAACACCTTCGTGCTCAAGCCCTCGGAGCGCACGCCCTCCTCCACGCTGTTCATGGCCGAACTCGCGCTGCAGGCCGGCCTGCCGCCGGGCGTGCTCAACGTGGTCAACGGCGACAAGGAAGCGGTCGACACGCTGCTGACCGACCGCCGCGTGAAGGCCGTGAGCTTCGTGGGCTCGACGCCCATCGCCGAATACATCTACACCACGGGCACGGCCCACGGCAAGCGCGTGCAGGCGCTCGGTGGCGCCAAGAACCACGCAGTGGTGATGCCCGATGCCGACATCGGCAACGCGGTGAGCGCGCTCATGGGCGCGGCCTACGGCTCGTGCGGCGAGCGCTGCATGGCGATCCCGCTGGTGGTGGCCGTGGGCGACGCCACGGCCGATGCGGTGGTCGAGGGCCTGAAGGTCGAAATCGCCAAGATGAAGGTCGGCCCCGGCACCGACAACGGCAACGACATGGGCCCGCTGGTCACCCAGCCGCACTTCGAGAAGGTCAAGGCCTTCGTCGACGCGGGCGTGGCCGCCGGCGCCAAGCTGGTGGTCGACGGACGCGGCGTCCAGGTCGAAGGCCACGAAGGCGGCTACTACCTCGGCGCCTGCCTGTTCGACCACGTGAAGCCCGGCATGACGATCTACCAGGAAGAGATCTTCGGCCCCGTGCTCGGCGTGGTGCGCGTGAAAACGCTGCAAGAGGCGATGGACCTGATCGACGCGCACGAGTACGGCAACGGCACCTGCATCTTCACGCGCGACGGCGAGGCCGCGCGCTGGTTCAGCGACAACATCCAGGTCGGCATGGTCGGCATCAACGTGCCGCTGCCGGTGCCCGTGGCGTACCACTCGTTCGGCGGCTGGAAGCGCTCGCTGTTCGGCGACCTGCACGCCTACGGCCCCGACGCCGTGCGCTTCTACACCAAGCGCAAGACCGTCACGCAGCGCTGGCCCTCGGCCGGCGTGCGTGAAGGGACGATGTTCTCGTTCCCGTCGAATCGCTGAAGCGATCGATAGCTGCGGGTCAAGCCTTGTCGGCTTTTCCCGCGGCGTTGGCGAGCTTGCTGAGCAAGCGGTCCACCAGCCATGGCTGGCGGTCCTCATCCTCAGCGCGTTCCTTGCGGCGGATCGCGTTGCGCACGACGATCGAGCCCACGTAGCGCATCGGCTCCGGCGGAAAGTAGCCCAGCGGCCCGGCCGTGATCGGGCTGCGCGTCCATGCGTTGTCCTGGTCGAGCACCAGCGACGACAGGATCTGCCCGCCCATGTAGGTCGGCCCCACCCCATTGCCCGAGTAGCCGAAGCCGTAGTAGATGTGCGGCGCGCCATCGAGCTTGCCGAAGAACGGAAAGCCCGTCACCGAGCGGTCCGACGGGCCGTTCCAGCTCGCGGTGATCGGCGTGTTGCTCAGTGCCGGGAAGAAGGAATGCAGGGCCTGCGTGAGCTCGGCCTCGTACGGCGAGCGCTCGTCGAACACCTTGGCCATGCGACCGCCCCACGCGAAGGTGTTGCCACCCTTGCCCAGCATGATGCGGCCGTCGACCGTGCTGCGGTAGTAGTACACGAAGGTGCGCGAGTCGAGCACCGACACGCCGTCGGTCAGGCCGATCTGCTGCAGCAGCTCGGGGCAGCGCTCGGTGATGATCATGTCGCTCGACACGATGGCGATGGTCCGCTCGAACTGCGGGAAGCGGCTGGCCATCCACGCGTTCATCGCGAGCACCAGTTTCTTCGCGCGCACGCGCCCGGTCGGTGTGCGCACCACCACGGGCTGGTCGGTGCTGAAGTCGAGCATCGGCGTGCGCTCGTGGATGCGGATGCCCATGGCCAGCGCCACGCGCCGCAGCCCGCGCACCAGCTTGCCTGGATGCACGGTGGCGGCGATCGGCGAGTACACGCCGGCCAGGTTGCGCGCCGAGCCCGAGCGCCGCGCCACTTCGTCGGGCGGCAGCGCGTGGTACGAATGAATGCCGCGCGCTTCCAGCGCCTGCATCATCGGATCGAGCGTGCCGATCTGCGCCTGCGAGGTCGCGGTGTAGAGCGTGCCGTCGCGCCGCAACTCGGCGTCGATGCCGTGCGCGGCGCAGAAGTCGGCGATGTGCCCCACCGCGGCTTCCGACGCCTTCACAAGGCGCACGGCCTCGTCTTCGCCGAACAGCCGCCGCAAGGTCAAAAACTTGGCTGACCACGTGAGCAGGCAACCGCCGTTGCGCCCGCTCGCGCCGGCACCGCAGAGGTCGCTTTCGAGAATGACGATGTCGAGCGCAGGCGCCTGCAGCTTGGCCTGAATGGCCGTCCACAGGCCGGTGAAGCCGCCACCGACGATGCAGACGTCAGCGGTGGTTTCACCTTGCAGCGCCGGGGCCAGATCGCCGTCGTTGAAGAGCGCTTGTTCGATCCAGAAGGGGCGCATCCGTGTGCCTTAGGCGGTGAGGGCTTGCCGGTACTCGGCGGAACTGATTTCGAGATGGCGCACGAAGTGTGCGAGGCCGGGCATGTCGGCATCGGCCAGCTTGGCCGTGTCGTCCCACTGCCGCAGGCGCACCGCATCCATCGCGTACGGCAGGGCCTCGAAGGCCCGGGCCTGCGCCTCGTCGAACACGCCACCCTGCAGTTGCAGGCTGCGCTTCGAGTCGGCCGACAGCGCCTCCAGGTAGCCGGGCACACGCGCGCACAGAAAACGCTTGGCGTCCACGTGCAGCCTGATCGGCTCCAGCGTGGCCGGGCCGAACAGCGCACGCAGGAACGGCAGGCAGCGGTACTGGTGCAGGTCGTCCAGCCCCTGCTGCGTCGGCGTGCCGCCGAAGTCGTGCAGCAGGTGGCCCAGGTCGTGCAGCAGGGAGGCGGCGATCAGCGCGCTGTCCGCCCCCTCCTGCTCGGCCAGGTGCGCCGACTGCAGCGCATGCTCCAGCTGCGTGACAGGCTCGCCGTCGTACTGCGCGTGGCCCTTGGTCTCGAAGAGGCCGACGATGTCGGGAATGCTGAGGCTCATGGTTACCAGGGCAGCGAGTAGGTCTTGGTGTTGGTGAAGCTCTTCATCGCCTCGAGCACGCCTTCCTTGTAGCCCAGGCCCGAGTCCTTGATGCCGCCGAAGGGCGTGAGCTCCAGGCGGTAGCCCGGCACTTCGCGCACGTTCACGCTGCCCACGTTCAGCTCGCGGATGAAGCGCGTGATGTAGTCCAGCCGGTTGGTGCAGATCGACGACGACAAACCGTAGGCCGTGCCGTTCGAGATGCGGATCGCCTCGTCGATGTTCTTGAAGCGGATCACCGGCGACACGGGGCCGAAGGTCTCCTGCTTGGCGACGGTCATCTCGGGGTCGACGTGGTCGAGCACTGTCGGCGAATAGAGCGCGCCGCGGCGTTCGTTGCCGTACAGCAGCCTGGCGCCGGCCGCAATGGCTTCATTGACCACGGCTTCGAATTGCTTCGCAGCCGCTTCGTCGATCACGGTGCCCATGTCGGTGTCCGGGTCCATCGGGTCGCCGTACTTCAGCGCGCGGGTCTTCTCGACCAGCAACTCGACGAAACGGTCCGCGACCGATTCGTGCACCAGCATGCGTTTCACGGCGGTGCAGCGCTGGCCCGAGTTCTTGTAAGAACCATTGGCAGCGAGCGTGGCCGCTTCTTCGATGTCCGCGTCTTCCATCACGATGATCGGGTCGTTGCCGCCCAGCTCCAGGATCTGGCGCTTGTAGGTGGCCTTGCCTGCGATGTACTTGCCGATGGGCACGCCACCCGTGAAGGTGACGAGGTCGACATCGGCATTGGTCAGCAGCTCGTCGGCGATCTCCTTGGGGTCGCCGGTAAGCACCGACAGCATCTGCGGCGGCAGTCCGGCTTCGTACAGGATGTCGGCCAGCAGGAAGGCCGTGAGCGGCGTCTTCTCGCTGGGTTTGAGCACGATGCGGTTGTTGGTCGCAATGGCCGGCGCCACCTTGTGGATCACCTGGTTCAGCGGGTGATTGAACGGCGTGATGGCAGTGATGGCGCCCAGCAGCGGCTCGCGCATCGTGTAGACCTTGCGGCTCTTGCCGTGGTGCGTGAGGTCGCACGAGAACACCTGGCCGTCGTCGACCAGCGCCTGGTTGGCGGCGAACAGCAGCACGTCGGAGGCGCGGCCCACTTCGTACAGCGAGTCCTTGCGCGACAGGCCCGACTCGAGCGTGATGGTGCGCGACATCTCGTCCAGGCGCGAAGCGATGATCTCGCCGGCGCGCATGAGGATCTTGTAGCGCTCGTAGCGCGTGAGCGTGGGCTTGTAGTCGCGGGCGATGCGCAGGGCGTTGCGCACGTCGTCCAGCGTGGCCTTGGGCACGGTGGCGATCACTTCGCCGGTGTACGGGTAGGTGACGTCGATGGTGCGGTCGCGGTGGACTTTCTCTCCGGCGATGCGCAGGGCTTCGCGGTGGACAGTGCCTGGCTTCAGGATGGCTTGGCTCATGAATGCTCCGTGTGGTCCGTGTGTTTTCAGCGTGCGTGGTTCAGGGCAAGGTCGAGCGCATCGAAGTTGCGCAGCCGGCGACCGGCGGCAATGCCTTCGACCGGGCGGTTGCAGATCAGCGGCACCTTCTGCTCGGACACACCGCCGTGCGAGCGCAGCGGCACTTCGAGTGCCGACAGGTCGTGGCGGCTGGCGGCCGTGCCGATGACGGTGCTCTGCTCGCTCACCACCACGATGTCGCCGATGCGGTCGGGCGGCAGCTCGAAGCGCTGTGCGGCTTCCTTGCGCGAGAGCACGAGTTCCATGCCCGGGATGCCCTTGATGCGTTCGATCCAGCCCGGCACGCTGGCTTCGTCGGGGGCGTACACCGTGGCGAAGGAACCGAGCGCGCCGTGGTGCACCACGTACGGGTCGGTGATCGGCAGGATCACGCGGGCCGTTTCAGCGCCGTACCAGTCGTCGAGCACGTCCTGCAGATAGATGACGTTGGGCGAGCCGTCGGCACCGTGCTTGTCGTTCATGCCGTGGTCGGCCGTGAGCACGATGGTGGCGCCCAGCGCGTCGAGCTGCGCGAGGTAGCCGTCCATCATTTGATAGAACGCGTTGGCTGCGGGGCTGCCCGGCGCGGCCTTGTGCTGTACGTAGTCGGTGGTCGACAGGTACATGAGGTCGGGGCGCTGCGATTCCATCAGCTTCACGCCCGCGGCGAACACGAACTCCGAGAGCTCCGCGCTGTACACCGAGGGCACCGGCATGCCGACCATGTCGAGCACGTTGTCGATGCCGTTCTCTTCCATCGTCACCTGGTCCGACTTCTCCGACGAGAAGCAGATGCCCTTCATCTTGTGGCCGAGCAGCTTGCGCAGCTTGTCCTTGGCGGTGATCACCGCGAGCTTGGCGCCCGCGTCGGCAAAGGCGGCCAGCACGGTGCCGGCGCGCAGGTACTTGGGGTCGTTCATCATCACTTCCTGACCGAGCTCGCGGTCGAAGAAGTAGTTGCCGCAGATGCCGTGCACCGCAGGCGGCGCACCGGTCACGATCGACAGGTTGTTGGGGTTGGTGAACGAAGGCACGACGCAGTCGGCGAGCAGGTCGGCGCCGTCCTTGCGCATGCGGGCGATGTACGGTGCCACGCCGGCTTCGATGGCTGCGTCGAGGTAGGCCGGCTCGCAGCCGTCCACGCACACGACCACGATCGGACGGGCCATCCAGCGATAGCTCCTGGCATTGACTTCAAGTGTCTCCGGTGTCATTTCAGACTTCCTTTTGGGGTGGGTGGTTCGGGGTAACGGGGGTGTTGCTGGCGATGGCCGCATCGCCGTCGATGCGACCGAAGGCCTTGTGCATGCGCGCGCGGCTGCCGGCCACGTGGTCGCGCAGTGCGCGCCCGGCCGTGTCGGCGTTGCCGCTGGCAATGGCGTCGACGATGTGGCTGTGCTCGTCGGCCGAGACCCGCAGGCCGCCGCCGCTGTCGAGCGCACGCATTCTGAAAAGGTGCAGCTCCTTGACGAGCCGCTTGTAGGTCTCGGTGAGCTTCTTGCTGCCGGCCGTGTCGAGCAGGATCTCGTGGAACTGCAGGTTGAGCTGCGCGTACTGCTCCACGTCCTGCGCCTGGGCCGCCGAGCGCATGGCGTCGACCATGGCGCGCAGGCGCTCCACCGCGTCGGGCTGGATGGCCAGCGCCACGCGCCGGCCGATGATTTCTTCGAGCGCCTCGCGCAGTTCGTAGATCTCGTCGGCTTCCTCGAATGCGATCTCTCGCACGAAGACACCGCGGTTCTTCTCGTTGCGCACCAGGCCCGCCTCTTCCAGCGCGCGCAGCGCCTCGCGGATCGGGCCGCGGCTGGTGTTGAAGCGCAGCGAGAGCTCGCTCTCGTTGATGCGGCTGCCCACGGGGAGCTCGCCCGTCATGATCAAACGCTCGATTTCTTCCTGCATCAGCATCGGCAGCGAGCTGGACTGGAGGAACGCGAGGGCGGCGGAGTGATTGCTGGTGACCATGGGGCGTATTTTCCCGAAGGATCGTCAACTGTCAACAATTTTTTATTGACAGTCGGCAATCAGCAACCTACATTGCAAACACCGGACGGCGTTGGACACCTTCGCGCCGGCGCCAGCCCCTCACTCACCCTCTTCAGTGACAGCCAGCCTTTCAGGAGAAACAGATGACGATGAAACAAAGCACGCGCCGTCTCACGGCCGCCCTGTGTGTTGCAGCCCTCGGCCTCGTGTCCGGCAGTGCGTGGGCGCAAAAGACGCCGCTCCTGGTCTACACGGCGCTCGAAACCGACGCCATGAAGCTCTACAAGGACGCCTTCGAGAAGGCCAACCCTGACATCGAGGTGAAGTGGGTGCGCGACTCCACCGGCATCGTCACCGCCAAGCTGCTGGCCGAAAAAGCCAACCCGCAGGCCGACGTGGTGGCCGGCCTGGC
This window harbors:
- a CDS encoding CoA-acylating methylmalonate-semialdehyde dehydrogenase, with protein sequence MQHDKNVTATIGHFIDGKHVGGGSRVQPVFDPATGLSAKSVALADKLTVEQAIAAAQAAFPAWRNTPPLKRARVMSRLKTLLEENADTIAALITAEHGKVLADAHGELQRGIENVEYASYVPELLKGEHSKNVGPSIDSWSEFQAMGVAAGITPFNFPVMVPLWMWPMAVACGNTFVLKPSERTPSSTLFMAELALQAGLPPGVLNVVNGDKEAVDTLLTDRRVKAVSFVGSTPIAEYIYTTGTAHGKRVQALGGAKNHAVVMPDADIGNAVSALMGAAYGSCGERCMAIPLVVAVGDATADAVVEGLKVEIAKMKVGPGTDNGNDMGPLVTQPHFEKVKAFVDAGVAAGAKLVVDGRGVQVEGHEGGYYLGACLFDHVKPGMTIYQEEIFGPVLGVVRVKTLQEAMDLIDAHEYGNGTCIFTRDGEAARWFSDNIQVGMVGINVPLPVPVAYHSFGGWKRSLFGDLHAYGPDAVRFYTKRKTVTQRWPSAGVREGTMFSFPSNR
- a CDS encoding FAD-dependent oxidoreductase, whose translation is MRPFWIEQALFNDGDLAPALQGETTADVCIVGGGFTGLWTAIQAKLQAPALDIVILESDLCGAGASGRNGGCLLTWSAKFLTLRRLFGEDEAVRLVKASEAAVGHIADFCAAHGIDAELRRDGTLYTATSQAQIGTLDPMMQALEARGIHSYHALPPDEVARRSGSARNLAGVYSPIAATVHPGKLVRGLRRVALAMGIRIHERTPMLDFSTDQPVVVRTPTGRVRAKKLVLAMNAWMASRFPQFERTIAIVSSDMIITERCPELLQQIGLTDGVSVLDSRTFVYYYRSTVDGRIMLGKGGNTFAWGGRMAKVFDERSPYEAELTQALHSFFPALSNTPITASWNGPSDRSVTGFPFFGKLDGAPHIYYGFGYSGNGVGPTYMGGQILSSLVLDQDNAWTRSPITAGPLGYFPPEPMRYVGSIVVRNAIRRKERAEDEDRQPWLVDRLLSKLANAAGKADKA
- a CDS encoding phosphonate degradation HD-domain oxygenase — protein: MSLSIPDIVGLFETKGHAQYDGEPVTQLEHALQSAHLAEQEGADSALIAASLLHDLGHLLHDFGGTPTQQGLDDLHQYRCLPFLRALFGPATLEPIRLHVDAKRFLCARVPGYLEALSADSKRSLQLQGGVFDEAQARAFEALPYAMDAVRLRQWDDTAKLADADMPGLAHFVRHLEISSAEYRQALTA
- the phnY gene encoding phosphonoacetaldehyde dehydrogenase, whose product is MSQAILKPGTVHREALRIAGEKVHRDRTIDVTYPYTGEVIATVPKATLDDVRNALRIARDYKPTLTRYERYKILMRAGEIIASRLDEMSRTITLESGLSRKDSLYEVGRASDVLLFAANQALVDDGQVFSCDLTHHGKSRKVYTMREPLLGAITAITPFNHPLNQVIHKVAPAIATNNRIVLKPSEKTPLTAFLLADILYEAGLPPQMLSVLTGDPKEIADELLTNADVDLVTFTGGVPIGKYIAGKATYKRQILELGGNDPIIVMEDADIEEAATLAANGSYKNSGQRCTAVKRMLVHESVADRFVELLVEKTRALKYGDPMDPDTDMGTVIDEAAAKQFEAVVNEAIAAGARLLYGNERRGALYSPTVLDHVDPEMTVAKQETFGPVSPVIRFKNIDEAIRISNGTAYGLSSSICTNRLDYITRFIRELNVGSVNVREVPGYRLELTPFGGIKDSGLGYKEGVLEAMKSFTNTKTYSLPW